In Bradyrhizobium sp. CCBAU 051011, the following are encoded in one genomic region:
- a CDS encoding helix-turn-helix domain-containing protein encodes MSQALLAERIGVTFQQLQKYERGVNRVGASRLSQIASVLGVSVGELFESVGPGSSDLNSAARLLAEPGALRVLKAYARTTSPRLRLCIAKLVESIADRAPVAKTTVAQLGTVDHDERWKFPSRG; translated from the coding sequence ATGAGCCAAGCCCTGCTCGCCGAACGAATTGGCGTTACCTTTCAGCAACTGCAGAAATATGAACGGGGCGTCAACCGGGTCGGCGCCAGCCGGTTGTCGCAGATCGCTTCTGTGCTGGGCGTTTCGGTCGGCGAGTTGTTCGAATCTGTCGGGCCTGGATCTTCCGACTTGAATTCAGCGGCTCGCTTGCTCGCCGAGCCGGGTGCCTTGCGCGTTCTCAAGGCCTATGCGCGAACGACCAGCCCGCGTCTACGGCTTTGCATCGCGAAGCTGGTTGAAAGCATCGCCGATCGAGCGCCCGTGGCCAAGACCACGGTTGCGCAGCTGGGTACTGTCGATCACGATGAGCGGTGGAAGTTTCCTTCGCGGGGATAG